A single genomic interval of Robbsia betulipollinis harbors:
- a CDS encoding ankyrin repeat domain-containing protein encodes MRWTNDVSTVSTAMAEAIERGDSHEVGDLLARGAPVRARGPGGMTFLHLAARAGAVPIITLLVDYDAQVNAVDEAGRTPLALAQEQGQAGAVRELLKHGASKRPDAVP; translated from the coding sequence ATGCGGTGGACCAACGACGTAAGCACGGTGTCGACGGCGATGGCCGAGGCGATCGAACGCGGCGACAGCCACGAAGTGGGGGATCTGCTCGCCCGTGGCGCGCCGGTACGCGCGCGAGGACCGGGCGGCATGACGTTTCTGCATCTGGCGGCACGGGCGGGCGCGGTGCCGATCATCACGCTGCTGGTCGACTACGACGCGCAGGTGAACGCCGTGGACGAGGCAGGGCGCACGCCGCTGGCCTTGGCGCAGGAGCAGGGGCAAGCGGGTGCGGTGCGCGAACTGCTGAAACATGGCGCGAGCAAGCGTCCCGATGCGGTGCCCTGA
- a CDS encoding YkgJ family cysteine cluster protein, producing MERHLADDGRVFIDMPDDPARNPCLDCGACCQHFRVSFYGGESDAHPGGFVPDHLIVPINPVMACMKGTETGGAPCVALTGVVGLGTGCSIYANRPTPCREFPVWMADGSPNPACQRLRPMIGKPPLPWQPPEY from the coding sequence ATGGAACGACACCTCGCCGACGACGGCCGCGTTTTCATCGACATGCCCGACGACCCGGCGCGCAACCCGTGCCTGGATTGCGGCGCCTGCTGCCAGCATTTTCGCGTGTCGTTCTATGGGGGGGAGTCCGACGCGCATCCCGGCGGCTTCGTCCCGGACCATCTGATCGTTCCGATCAATCCGGTCATGGCCTGCATGAAGGGCACCGAGACCGGTGGCGCGCCCTGCGTGGCATTGACCGGCGTGGTCGGCCTGGGCACCGGGTGTTCGATCTATGCAAACCGGCCCACGCCCTGCCGCGAGTTTCCGGTATGGATGGCGGACGGCTCGCCCAATCCCGCGTGCCAGCGGCTGCGGCCGATGATCGGGAAGCCGCCCTTGCCCTGGCAGCCCCCGGAATACTAA